The following are encoded together in the Bos mutus isolate GX-2022 chromosome 3, NWIPB_WYAK_1.1, whole genome shotgun sequence genome:
- the ENTREP3 gene encoding protein ENTREP3 isoform X3, translated as MMPSPSDSSRSLTSRPSTRGLTHLRLHRPWLQALLTLGLAQVLLGVLVVTFSMVASSITTTESVKRSCPSWAGFSLAFSGVVGIVSWKRPFTLVISFFSLLSVLCVMLSMAGSVLSCKNAQLARDFQECNLDGKVCVCCPSVRLLRPCPESGQELKIALNSTCDEARGALKNLLFSVCGLTICAAIICTLSAIVCCIQIFSLDLVHTQLAPERSVSGPLGPLGCTSSPPDPLLHTMLDLEEFVPPVPPPPYYPPEYTCSSETDAQSITYNGSMDSPVPLYPTDCPPSYEAVMGLRGDSQATLFDPQLHDGSCICERVASIVDVSMDSGSLVLSAIGDLPGGSSPSEDSCLLELQGSVRSVDYVLFRSIQRSRAGYCLSLDCGLRGPFEDSPLPRRPPRAARSYSCSAPEAPPPLGAPTAARSCHRLEGWPPWVGPCFPELRRRVPRGGSRPAAAPSPRAPARRFSDSSGSLTPPGHRPPHPAPPPPLLLPRSHSDPGITTSSNTAEFRDLYTKVLEEEAASVSSADTGLCSEACLFRLAHCPSPKLLRARSAEKRRPVPTFQKVPLPSGPAPAHSLGDLKGSLPGRGLVTRFLQMSRKAPDPNGNGAHGHKQVPRSPWGRPGQESLHLRSCGDLSSGSSLRRLLSGRRLERATRPHSLSLNGGSRETGL; from the exons ATGATGCCCTCGCCTAGCGATTCCAGCCGCTCGCTGACTAGCCGGCCCAGCACTCGGGGCCTTACACACCTCCGCCTCCACCGACCCTGGCTACAGGCCCTGCTCACGCTGGGGCTGGCTCAGGTGCTCCTGGGCGTCCTGGTGGTCACCTTCAGCATGGTGGcctcctccatcaccaccaccgaGAGCGTCAAGAGATCCTGCCCGTCTTGGGCTGGGTTCTCG CTGGCGTTTTCCGGGGTTGTTGGCATCGTGTCTTGGAAGCGGCCGTTCACTCTAGTG atctccttcttctccttgcTTTCGGTGCTCTGTGTCATGCTCAGCATGGCCGGCTCTGTTCTCTCCTGTAAAAACGCTCAGCTGGCCCGAGACTTCCAAGAATGCAACTTG GATGGGAAGGTCTGCGTGTGCTGCCCCTCTGTTCGTCTTCTTAGGCCCTGTCCAGAGTCGGGGCAGGAACTGAAAATTGCTCTTAACTCCACCTGTGATGAAGCCCGAGGGGCCCTCAAG AACTTACTCTTCAGCGTCTGTGGGCTCACCATCTGTGCCGCCATAATCTGTACCCTCTCTGCCATTGTCTGCTGCATCCAGATCTTCTCCCTGGACCTTGTGCACACG CAGTTGGCGCCTGAACGCTCAGTCTCAGGCCCTTTGGGGCCTCTGGGCTGTACCTCCTCGCCCCCAGACCCTCTCCTGCACACCATGCTGGACCTGGAGGAATTTGTACCACCCGTGCCCCCGCCACCGTACTACCCCCCAGAGTATACCTGCAGCTCAGAAACAGATGCGCAGAG CATCACCTACAATGGCTCCATGGACAGCCCAGTGCCCTTATACCCTACTGATTGCCCCCCTTCTTATGAGGCCGTCATGGGGCTACGAGGAGACAGTCAG GCCACTCTGTTTGATCCTCAGCTGCATGATGGCTCCTGCATCTGCGAGCGAGTGGCCTCCATTGTAGATG TGTCCATGGACAGCGGGTCTCTGGTGCTGTCTGCCATTGGCGACCTCCCGGGCGGCTCCAGCCCATCGGAGGACTCGTGCCTGCTGGAGTTGCAGGGCTCCGTGCGCTCCGTTGACTACGTGCTCTTCCGCTCTATTCAGCGCAGCCGCGCTGGCTACTGCCTCAGCCTGGACTGCGGCCTTCGGGGCCCCTTCGAGGACAGCCCCCTTCCCCGGCGGCCCCCAAGGGCAGCCCGCTCCTATTCCTGCTCTGCCCCCGAAGCCCCACCCCCACTGGGTGCCCCCACAGCGGCCCGCAGCTGCCACCGGCTGGAGGGCTGGCCGCCTTGGGTGGGACCCTGCTTCCCCGAGCTGAGGCGGCGGGTCCCCCGGGGAGGCAGCCGGCCAGCTGCGGCCCCTTCCCCCCGAGCCCCGGCCCGCCGCTTCAGCGATAGCTCAGGTTCCCTCACCCCACCGGGGCACCGGCCTCCTCACCCGGCTCCCCCACCACCGCTGCTGCTGCCACGGTCCCACAGTGACCCAGGCATCACCACCTCCAGCAACACTG CTGAATTCAGGGACCTTTATACCAAAGTGCTTGAGGAAGAAGCTGCTTCCGTTTCCTCTGCAGATACAG ggcTCTGCTCTGAAGCCTGCCTCTTCCGTCTAGCCCATTGCCCTTCCCCCAAGTTGCTCCGTGCCCGCTCAGCAGAGAAGCGGCGCCCTGTGCCCACCTTCCAGAAGGTCCCCCTGCCCTCGGGCCCTGCACCAGCCCACTCCCTGGGGGACCTGAAGGGCAGCTTGCCAGGCCGGGGCCTGGTCACCCGTTTCCTCCAGATGTCCAGGAAGGCCCCAGATCCCAATGGGAATGGAGCCCATGGGCATAAACAG GTGCCCCGGAGCCCCTGGGGCCGGCCAGGCCAAGAGAGCCTCCACCTTCGCAGCTGCGGCGACCTGAGCTCCGGCTCCTCCCTGAGGCGTCTCCTGTCCGGCCGCAGGCTGGAGCGTGCTACCCGTCCCCACAGCCTCAGCCTCAATGGGGGCAGCCGGGAGACTGGGCTCTGA
- the ENTREP3 gene encoding protein ENTREP3 isoform X4, with protein sequence MMPSPSDSSRSLTSRPSTRGLTHLRLHRPWLQALLTLGLAQVLLGVLVVTFSMVASSITTTESVKRSCPSWAGFSLAFSGVVGIVSWKRPFTLVISFFSLLSVLCVMLSMAGSVLSCKNAQLARDFQECNLDGKVCVCCPSVRLLRPCPESGQELKIALNSTCDEARGALKNLLFSVCGLTICAAIICTLSAIVCCIQIFSLDLVHTLAPERSVSGPLGPLGCTSSPPDPLLHTMLDLEEFVPPVPPPPYYPPEYTCSSETDAQSITYNGSMDSPVPLYPTDCPPSYEAVMGLRGDSQATLFDPQLHDGSCICERVASIVDVSMDSGSLVLSAIGDLPGGSSPSEDSCLLELQGSVRSVDYVLFRSIQRSRAGYCLSLDCGLRGPFEDSPLPRRPPRAARSYSCSAPEAPPPLGAPTAARSCHRLEGWPPWVGPCFPELRRRVPRGGSRPAAAPSPRAPARRFSDSSGSLTPPGHRPPHPAPPPPLLLPRSHSDPGITTSSNTAEFRDLYTKVLEEEAASVSSADTGLCSEACLFRLAHCPSPKLLRARSAEKRRPVPTFQKVPLPSGPAPAHSLGDLKGSLPGRGLVTRFLQMSRKAPDPNGNGAHGHKQVPRSPWGRPGQESLHLRSCGDLSSGSSLRRLLSGRRLERATRPHSLSLNGGSRETGL encoded by the exons ATGATGCCCTCGCCTAGCGATTCCAGCCGCTCGCTGACTAGCCGGCCCAGCACTCGGGGCCTTACACACCTCCGCCTCCACCGACCCTGGCTACAGGCCCTGCTCACGCTGGGGCTGGCTCAGGTGCTCCTGGGCGTCCTGGTGGTCACCTTCAGCATGGTGGcctcctccatcaccaccaccgaGAGCGTCAAGAGATCCTGCCCGTCTTGGGCTGGGTTCTCG CTGGCGTTTTCCGGGGTTGTTGGCATCGTGTCTTGGAAGCGGCCGTTCACTCTAGTG atctccttcttctccttgcTTTCGGTGCTCTGTGTCATGCTCAGCATGGCCGGCTCTGTTCTCTCCTGTAAAAACGCTCAGCTGGCCCGAGACTTCCAAGAATGCAACTTG GATGGGAAGGTCTGCGTGTGCTGCCCCTCTGTTCGTCTTCTTAGGCCCTGTCCAGAGTCGGGGCAGGAACTGAAAATTGCTCTTAACTCCACCTGTGATGAAGCCCGAGGGGCCCTCAAG AACTTACTCTTCAGCGTCTGTGGGCTCACCATCTGTGCCGCCATAATCTGTACCCTCTCTGCCATTGTCTGCTGCATCCAGATCTTCTCCCTGGACCTTGTGCACACG TTGGCGCCTGAACGCTCAGTCTCAGGCCCTTTGGGGCCTCTGGGCTGTACCTCCTCGCCCCCAGACCCTCTCCTGCACACCATGCTGGACCTGGAGGAATTTGTACCACCCGTGCCCCCGCCACCGTACTACCCCCCAGAGTATACCTGCAGCTCAGAAACAGATGCGCAGAG CATCACCTACAATGGCTCCATGGACAGCCCAGTGCCCTTATACCCTACTGATTGCCCCCCTTCTTATGAGGCCGTCATGGGGCTACGAGGAGACAGTCAG GCCACTCTGTTTGATCCTCAGCTGCATGATGGCTCCTGCATCTGCGAGCGAGTGGCCTCCATTGTAGATG TGTCCATGGACAGCGGGTCTCTGGTGCTGTCTGCCATTGGCGACCTCCCGGGCGGCTCCAGCCCATCGGAGGACTCGTGCCTGCTGGAGTTGCAGGGCTCCGTGCGCTCCGTTGACTACGTGCTCTTCCGCTCTATTCAGCGCAGCCGCGCTGGCTACTGCCTCAGCCTGGACTGCGGCCTTCGGGGCCCCTTCGAGGACAGCCCCCTTCCCCGGCGGCCCCCAAGGGCAGCCCGCTCCTATTCCTGCTCTGCCCCCGAAGCCCCACCCCCACTGGGTGCCCCCACAGCGGCCCGCAGCTGCCACCGGCTGGAGGGCTGGCCGCCTTGGGTGGGACCCTGCTTCCCCGAGCTGAGGCGGCGGGTCCCCCGGGGAGGCAGCCGGCCAGCTGCGGCCCCTTCCCCCCGAGCCCCGGCCCGCCGCTTCAGCGATAGCTCAGGTTCCCTCACCCCACCGGGGCACCGGCCTCCTCACCCGGCTCCCCCACCACCGCTGCTGCTGCCACGGTCCCACAGTGACCCAGGCATCACCACCTCCAGCAACACTG CTGAATTCAGGGACCTTTATACCAAAGTGCTTGAGGAAGAAGCTGCTTCCGTTTCCTCTGCAGATACAG ggcTCTGCTCTGAAGCCTGCCTCTTCCGTCTAGCCCATTGCCCTTCCCCCAAGTTGCTCCGTGCCCGCTCAGCAGAGAAGCGGCGCCCTGTGCCCACCTTCCAGAAGGTCCCCCTGCCCTCGGGCCCTGCACCAGCCCACTCCCTGGGGGACCTGAAGGGCAGCTTGCCAGGCCGGGGCCTGGTCACCCGTTTCCTCCAGATGTCCAGGAAGGCCCCAGATCCCAATGGGAATGGAGCCCATGGGCATAAACAG GTGCCCCGGAGCCCCTGGGGCCGGCCAGGCCAAGAGAGCCTCCACCTTCGCAGCTGCGGCGACCTGAGCTCCGGCTCCTCCCTGAGGCGTCTCCTGTCCGGCCGCAGGCTGGAGCGTGCTACCCGTCCCCACAGCCTCAGCCTCAATGGGGGCAGCCGGGAGACTGGGCTCTGA
- the ENTREP3 gene encoding protein ENTREP3 isoform X2: protein MMPSPSDSSRSLTSRPSTRGLTHLRLHRPWLQALLTLGLAQVLLGVLVVTFSMVASSITTTESVKRSCPSWAGFSSWVHPVVRGSPRCLPFMLSLCPLYPQLAFSGVVGIVSWKRPFTLVISFFSLLSVLCVMLSMAGSVLSCKNAQLARDFQECNLDGKVCVCCPSVRLLRPCPESGQELKIALNSTCDEARGALKNLLFSVCGLTICAAIICTLSAIVCCIQIFSLDLVHTLAPERSVSGPLGPLGCTSSPPDPLLHTMLDLEEFVPPVPPPPYYPPEYTCSSETDAQSITYNGSMDSPVPLYPTDCPPSYEAVMGLRGDSQATLFDPQLHDGSCICERVASIVDVSMDSGSLVLSAIGDLPGGSSPSEDSCLLELQGSVRSVDYVLFRSIQRSRAGYCLSLDCGLRGPFEDSPLPRRPPRAARSYSCSAPEAPPPLGAPTAARSCHRLEGWPPWVGPCFPELRRRVPRGGSRPAAAPSPRAPARRFSDSSGSLTPPGHRPPHPAPPPPLLLPRSHSDPGITTSSNTAEFRDLYTKVLEEEAASVSSADTGLCSEACLFRLAHCPSPKLLRARSAEKRRPVPTFQKVPLPSGPAPAHSLGDLKGSLPGRGLVTRFLQMSRKAPDPNGNGAHGHKQVPRSPWGRPGQESLHLRSCGDLSSGSSLRRLLSGRRLERATRPHSLSLNGGSRETGL from the exons ATGATGCCCTCGCCTAGCGATTCCAGCCGCTCGCTGACTAGCCGGCCCAGCACTCGGGGCCTTACACACCTCCGCCTCCACCGACCCTGGCTACAGGCCCTGCTCACGCTGGGGCTGGCTCAGGTGCTCCTGGGCGTCCTGGTGGTCACCTTCAGCATGGTGGcctcctccatcaccaccaccgaGAGCGTCAAGAGATCCTGCCCGTCTTGGGCTGGGTTCTCG AGCTGGGTACACCCTGTGGTGCGGGGCTCACCCAGGTGCCTCCCCTTCATGCTGAGCCTGTGCCCGCTTTATCCCCAGCTGGCGTTTTCCGGGGTTGTTGGCATCGTGTCTTGGAAGCGGCCGTTCACTCTAGTG atctccttcttctccttgcTTTCGGTGCTCTGTGTCATGCTCAGCATGGCCGGCTCTGTTCTCTCCTGTAAAAACGCTCAGCTGGCCCGAGACTTCCAAGAATGCAACTTG GATGGGAAGGTCTGCGTGTGCTGCCCCTCTGTTCGTCTTCTTAGGCCCTGTCCAGAGTCGGGGCAGGAACTGAAAATTGCTCTTAACTCCACCTGTGATGAAGCCCGAGGGGCCCTCAAG AACTTACTCTTCAGCGTCTGTGGGCTCACCATCTGTGCCGCCATAATCTGTACCCTCTCTGCCATTGTCTGCTGCATCCAGATCTTCTCCCTGGACCTTGTGCACACG TTGGCGCCTGAACGCTCAGTCTCAGGCCCTTTGGGGCCTCTGGGCTGTACCTCCTCGCCCCCAGACCCTCTCCTGCACACCATGCTGGACCTGGAGGAATTTGTACCACCCGTGCCCCCGCCACCGTACTACCCCCCAGAGTATACCTGCAGCTCAGAAACAGATGCGCAGAG CATCACCTACAATGGCTCCATGGACAGCCCAGTGCCCTTATACCCTACTGATTGCCCCCCTTCTTATGAGGCCGTCATGGGGCTACGAGGAGACAGTCAG GCCACTCTGTTTGATCCTCAGCTGCATGATGGCTCCTGCATCTGCGAGCGAGTGGCCTCCATTGTAGATG TGTCCATGGACAGCGGGTCTCTGGTGCTGTCTGCCATTGGCGACCTCCCGGGCGGCTCCAGCCCATCGGAGGACTCGTGCCTGCTGGAGTTGCAGGGCTCCGTGCGCTCCGTTGACTACGTGCTCTTCCGCTCTATTCAGCGCAGCCGCGCTGGCTACTGCCTCAGCCTGGACTGCGGCCTTCGGGGCCCCTTCGAGGACAGCCCCCTTCCCCGGCGGCCCCCAAGGGCAGCCCGCTCCTATTCCTGCTCTGCCCCCGAAGCCCCACCCCCACTGGGTGCCCCCACAGCGGCCCGCAGCTGCCACCGGCTGGAGGGCTGGCCGCCTTGGGTGGGACCCTGCTTCCCCGAGCTGAGGCGGCGGGTCCCCCGGGGAGGCAGCCGGCCAGCTGCGGCCCCTTCCCCCCGAGCCCCGGCCCGCCGCTTCAGCGATAGCTCAGGTTCCCTCACCCCACCGGGGCACCGGCCTCCTCACCCGGCTCCCCCACCACCGCTGCTGCTGCCACGGTCCCACAGTGACCCAGGCATCACCACCTCCAGCAACACTG CTGAATTCAGGGACCTTTATACCAAAGTGCTTGAGGAAGAAGCTGCTTCCGTTTCCTCTGCAGATACAG ggcTCTGCTCTGAAGCCTGCCTCTTCCGTCTAGCCCATTGCCCTTCCCCCAAGTTGCTCCGTGCCCGCTCAGCAGAGAAGCGGCGCCCTGTGCCCACCTTCCAGAAGGTCCCCCTGCCCTCGGGCCCTGCACCAGCCCACTCCCTGGGGGACCTGAAGGGCAGCTTGCCAGGCCGGGGCCTGGTCACCCGTTTCCTCCAGATGTCCAGGAAGGCCCCAGATCCCAATGGGAATGGAGCCCATGGGCATAAACAG GTGCCCCGGAGCCCCTGGGGCCGGCCAGGCCAAGAGAGCCTCCACCTTCGCAGCTGCGGCGACCTGAGCTCCGGCTCCTCCCTGAGGCGTCTCCTGTCCGGCCGCAGGCTGGAGCGTGCTACCCGTCCCCACAGCCTCAGCCTCAATGGGGGCAGCCGGGAGACTGGGCTCTGA
- the ENTREP3 gene encoding protein ENTREP3 isoform X1, with product MMPSPSDSSRSLTSRPSTRGLTHLRLHRPWLQALLTLGLAQVLLGVLVVTFSMVASSITTTESVKRSCPSWAGFSSWVHPVVRGSPRCLPFMLSLCPLYPQLAFSGVVGIVSWKRPFTLVISFFSLLSVLCVMLSMAGSVLSCKNAQLARDFQECNLDGKVCVCCPSVRLLRPCPESGQELKIALNSTCDEARGALKNLLFSVCGLTICAAIICTLSAIVCCIQIFSLDLVHTQLAPERSVSGPLGPLGCTSSPPDPLLHTMLDLEEFVPPVPPPPYYPPEYTCSSETDAQSITYNGSMDSPVPLYPTDCPPSYEAVMGLRGDSQATLFDPQLHDGSCICERVASIVDVSMDSGSLVLSAIGDLPGGSSPSEDSCLLELQGSVRSVDYVLFRSIQRSRAGYCLSLDCGLRGPFEDSPLPRRPPRAARSYSCSAPEAPPPLGAPTAARSCHRLEGWPPWVGPCFPELRRRVPRGGSRPAAAPSPRAPARRFSDSSGSLTPPGHRPPHPAPPPPLLLPRSHSDPGITTSSNTAEFRDLYTKVLEEEAASVSSADTGLCSEACLFRLAHCPSPKLLRARSAEKRRPVPTFQKVPLPSGPAPAHSLGDLKGSLPGRGLVTRFLQMSRKAPDPNGNGAHGHKQVPRSPWGRPGQESLHLRSCGDLSSGSSLRRLLSGRRLERATRPHSLSLNGGSRETGL from the exons ATGATGCCCTCGCCTAGCGATTCCAGCCGCTCGCTGACTAGCCGGCCCAGCACTCGGGGCCTTACACACCTCCGCCTCCACCGACCCTGGCTACAGGCCCTGCTCACGCTGGGGCTGGCTCAGGTGCTCCTGGGCGTCCTGGTGGTCACCTTCAGCATGGTGGcctcctccatcaccaccaccgaGAGCGTCAAGAGATCCTGCCCGTCTTGGGCTGGGTTCTCG AGCTGGGTACACCCTGTGGTGCGGGGCTCACCCAGGTGCCTCCCCTTCATGCTGAGCCTGTGCCCGCTTTATCCCCAGCTGGCGTTTTCCGGGGTTGTTGGCATCGTGTCTTGGAAGCGGCCGTTCACTCTAGTG atctccttcttctccttgcTTTCGGTGCTCTGTGTCATGCTCAGCATGGCCGGCTCTGTTCTCTCCTGTAAAAACGCTCAGCTGGCCCGAGACTTCCAAGAATGCAACTTG GATGGGAAGGTCTGCGTGTGCTGCCCCTCTGTTCGTCTTCTTAGGCCCTGTCCAGAGTCGGGGCAGGAACTGAAAATTGCTCTTAACTCCACCTGTGATGAAGCCCGAGGGGCCCTCAAG AACTTACTCTTCAGCGTCTGTGGGCTCACCATCTGTGCCGCCATAATCTGTACCCTCTCTGCCATTGTCTGCTGCATCCAGATCTTCTCCCTGGACCTTGTGCACACG CAGTTGGCGCCTGAACGCTCAGTCTCAGGCCCTTTGGGGCCTCTGGGCTGTACCTCCTCGCCCCCAGACCCTCTCCTGCACACCATGCTGGACCTGGAGGAATTTGTACCACCCGTGCCCCCGCCACCGTACTACCCCCCAGAGTATACCTGCAGCTCAGAAACAGATGCGCAGAG CATCACCTACAATGGCTCCATGGACAGCCCAGTGCCCTTATACCCTACTGATTGCCCCCCTTCTTATGAGGCCGTCATGGGGCTACGAGGAGACAGTCAG GCCACTCTGTTTGATCCTCAGCTGCATGATGGCTCCTGCATCTGCGAGCGAGTGGCCTCCATTGTAGATG TGTCCATGGACAGCGGGTCTCTGGTGCTGTCTGCCATTGGCGACCTCCCGGGCGGCTCCAGCCCATCGGAGGACTCGTGCCTGCTGGAGTTGCAGGGCTCCGTGCGCTCCGTTGACTACGTGCTCTTCCGCTCTATTCAGCGCAGCCGCGCTGGCTACTGCCTCAGCCTGGACTGCGGCCTTCGGGGCCCCTTCGAGGACAGCCCCCTTCCCCGGCGGCCCCCAAGGGCAGCCCGCTCCTATTCCTGCTCTGCCCCCGAAGCCCCACCCCCACTGGGTGCCCCCACAGCGGCCCGCAGCTGCCACCGGCTGGAGGGCTGGCCGCCTTGGGTGGGACCCTGCTTCCCCGAGCTGAGGCGGCGGGTCCCCCGGGGAGGCAGCCGGCCAGCTGCGGCCCCTTCCCCCCGAGCCCCGGCCCGCCGCTTCAGCGATAGCTCAGGTTCCCTCACCCCACCGGGGCACCGGCCTCCTCACCCGGCTCCCCCACCACCGCTGCTGCTGCCACGGTCCCACAGTGACCCAGGCATCACCACCTCCAGCAACACTG CTGAATTCAGGGACCTTTATACCAAAGTGCTTGAGGAAGAAGCTGCTTCCGTTTCCTCTGCAGATACAG ggcTCTGCTCTGAAGCCTGCCTCTTCCGTCTAGCCCATTGCCCTTCCCCCAAGTTGCTCCGTGCCCGCTCAGCAGAGAAGCGGCGCCCTGTGCCCACCTTCCAGAAGGTCCCCCTGCCCTCGGGCCCTGCACCAGCCCACTCCCTGGGGGACCTGAAGGGCAGCTTGCCAGGCCGGGGCCTGGTCACCCGTTTCCTCCAGATGTCCAGGAAGGCCCCAGATCCCAATGGGAATGGAGCCCATGGGCATAAACAG GTGCCCCGGAGCCCCTGGGGCCGGCCAGGCCAAGAGAGCCTCCACCTTCGCAGCTGCGGCGACCTGAGCTCCGGCTCCTCCCTGAGGCGTCTCCTGTCCGGCCGCAGGCTGGAGCGTGCTACCCGTCCCCACAGCCTCAGCCTCAATGGGGGCAGCCGGGAGACTGGGCTCTGA